The proteins below are encoded in one region of Hordeum vulgare subsp. vulgare chromosome 3H, MorexV3_pseudomolecules_assembly, whole genome shotgun sequence:
- the LOC123439504 gene encoding 17.5 kDa class II heat shock protein-like produces MAGMVFGLETPVMTALQHLLDIPDGEAGAAGGEKQGPTRAYVRDARAMAATPADVKELPGAYAFVVDMPGLGSGDINVQVEDERVLVISGERRREEKEDAKYVRMERRMGKMMRKFVLPENADMEKISAACRNGVLTVTVEKLPPPEPKKPKTIQVQVA; encoded by the coding sequence ATGGCGGGCATGGTGTTCGGCTTGGAGACCCCGGTGATGACCGCCCTGCAGCACCTGCTGGACATCCCAGACGGCGAGGCTGGTgccgccggcggcgagaagcagGGCCCGACGCGCGCCTATGTCCGCGACGCGCGCGCCATGGCGGCCACCCCAGCCGACGTGAAGGAGCTGCCGGGCGCGTACGCGTTCGTGGTGGACATGCCGGGCCTCGGGTCCGGCGACATCAATGTGCAGGTGGAGGACGAGCGGGTGCTGGTCATCAGCGGCGAGCGCcggagggaggagaaggaggacgccaAGTACGTGCGGATGGAGCGTCGCATGGGCAAGATGATGCGCAAGTTCGTGCTCCCCGAGAACGCCGACATGGAGAAGATCTCCGCCGCGTGCCGCAACGGCGTGCTCACCGTCACCGTCGAGAAGCTGCCGCCGCCCGAGCCCAAGAAGCCCAAGACAATCCAGGTCCAGGTCGCCTGA
- the LOC123442939 gene encoding polynucleotide 5'-hydroxyl-kinase NOL9-like, whose protein sequence is MKHRRRSKQQKLNSLPPPTPPATRAPCPMPRPSASPKSPPPATPPPEQGPEVVVPEDWALATDAISSDLSSPVVLVCGPSNSGKSTFTRLLLNKLLPSYGRVGYLDTDVGQPEFSPPGCLSLHIVDEAITDMRNPVLREADRCCFYGDISSKGDPESYLNSLFLLYTYFIEKYRCPGSEMLPLIVNTPGWVKGTGFDMLVEMLRYICPTIVVPIRTRMQRKNLPDGMFWLTGGETEPKVITIDAASRDSLSKSSLKRKDGGGMRERRLVEYFKQCFSSDISLATNKELAYALASLPPYEVPFSDVTVMHLHCEVPRTEIWHSVNATIVGLASSCDTPATAHAVPWCVGLGIVRGVDVQRGLLYVITPVDVQHLQSVDLLLQGLIEIPRSVLQVKGCESPYMSTNVRDKITGKDLYASNLNSPLSRQDDGDSDSGADTM, encoded by the exons ATGAAGCACCGCCGGCGGTCGAAGCAGCAGAAGCTCAACTCCTTACCTCCCCCTACACCCCCGGCCACCCGCGCTCCATGTCCCATGCCAAGGCCGAGCGCCAGCCCGAAAAGCCCTCCCCCCGCCACCCCTCCGCCGGAGCAGGGGCCGGAAGTGGTAGTCCCCGAGGACTGGGCCCTGGCCACCGACGCCATCTCCTCCGATCTCTCGTCTCCGGTCGTCCTCGTGTGCGGGCCCTCCAACAGCGGCAAGTCGACCTTCACCCGCCTCCTCCTCAACAAGCTGCTCCCGAG CTACGGGAGGGTCGGGTATCTGGACACCGACGTGGGGCAGCCGGAGTTCTCGCCGCCGGGGTGCCTCTCCCTGCACATCGTCGACGAAGCTATCACAG ATATGCGGAACCCGGTTCTGCGGGAGGCTGATAG GTGCTGCTTCTACGGTGATATATCTTCAAAAGGGGATCCAGAATCATATCTGAACTCTTTATTTCTCTTGTATACGTACTTCATTGAGAAATATCGTTGTCCTGGGAGTGAAATGCTTCCTTTGATTGTTAACACTCCTGGATGGGTGAAAG GTACTGGGTTTGATATGCTTGTAGAGATGCTAAGGTATATCTGTCCCACGATTGTTGTTCCGATACGCACCAGAATGCAGAGAAAGAATCTCCCTGATGGAATGTTTTGGTTAACTGGTGGGGAAACAGAACCTAAAGTTATTACAATTGATGCTGCAAGTCGTGATTCCTTATCCAAATC ATCGCTAAAGCGGAAAGATGGGGGTGGAATGCGTGAACGGCGGCTTGTGGAGTACTTCAAACAATGTTTCTCAAGTGACATATCACTAGCAACAAATAAAGAGCTTGCTTATGCCCTAGCGTCACTGCCACCCTATGAAGTACCATTTTCAGACGTTACAGTTATGCATCTTCATTGCGAG GTACCCCGTACTGAGATATGGCATAGTGTGAATGCAACCATAGTTGGCTTGGCAAGTAGTTGTGACACACCTGCGACCGCCCATGCAGTTCCTTGGTGTGTTGGGCTtg GTATTGTCAGAGGCGTCGATGTGCAAAGAGGCCTGTTATATGTTATCACTCCTGTTGATGTTCAACATCTTCAAAGCGTAGATCTGCTGCTGCAGGGTCTCATTGAGATTCCGAGATCTGTTCTGCAG GTGAAGGGATGCGAGTCGCCGTACATGTCCACCAATGTGCGGGACAAGATAACTGGGAAGGATCTGTACGCGAGTAATCTCAACAGCCCACTGTCCAGACAGGATGACGGCGATTCTGATTCGGGCGCAGataccatgtaa
- the LOC123442940 gene encoding extracellular ribonuclease-like isoform X1 yields the protein MSAFTAVIFSPAPGTLSGRTIRSPAVSRPTIARCGKKIVPEPPQFILSSRRPARSSRPPWVPPCLRALAAAAAALALVLCPPYIIPAHASSIGERLKPSTPPYPCEDVRSYYHGLEGFSGDVLMAKLGAVVSPHASLRYKDVWEALKTLDAADADHPEASSEVIEIYSQRAVPKLLAGKPDGWNREHLWPRSYGLTRRPSLTDLHNIRPADANVNSSRGNKYFGGCAATSKKCARPANREAAPDTETDSERWAPPFQVRGDVARSLMYMAVTYGFGQKDAAPPLELSDSPSIQRRRMGLLSTLLQWNELDPPSRSEQRRNDRVCNLYQHNRNPFVDHPEYANLIWRNTPSKIPSVLKKQ from the exons ATGTCGGCCTTCACCGCCGTCATCTTCTCCCCCGCTCCGGGCACGCTCTCCGGTAGAACAATCCGCTCTCCTGCTGTCTCCCGCCCGACCATCGCTCGATGTGGCAAGAAAATCGTCCCCGAACCACCCCAGTTTATCTTGTCCTCACGGCGACCCGCGCGCTCCAGCCGCCCGCCATGGGTGCCACCGTGCCTCCGCGCGCTCGCCGCGGCCGCCGCCGCTCTCGCGCTCGTGCTCTGTCCTCCGTACATCATCCCTGCCCATGCCTCCTCCATCGGCGAGCGTCTGAAGCCGAGTACCCCGCCGTATCCCTGCGAAGACGTCCGGAGCTATTACCATGGCTTGGAGGGCTTTTCCGGTGATGTGCTGATGGCGAAGCTCGGCGCCGTCGTCTCGCCTCACGCCTCACTGCGCTACAAAGAT GTGTGGGAGGCGCTCAAAACTCTCGATGCAGCTGATGCAGACCACCCAGAAGCGTCCTCTGAAGT GATCGAGATATACTCGCAGAGAGCTGTGCCGAAGCTCTTGGCAGGCAAGCCGGATGGATGGAACA GAGAACACCTCTGGCCGCGATCATATGGGCTAACCCGCCGTCCTTCTCTAACCGATCTGCACAACATTCGTCCTGCGGATGCCAATG TGAATTCGTCCAGGGGAAACAAGTATTTTGGAGGATGTGCAGCGACGTCGAAAAAATGTGCACGGCCTGCGAATCGTGAAGCTGCACCTGACACTGAAACAGACAGTGAAAGATGGGCACCTCCTTTTCAG GTGCGTGGGGATGTAGCTAGGTCCCTGATGTACATGGCTGTGACCTACGGATTTGGACAAAAAGATGCAGCTCCACCTTTGGAACTTTCTGATTCGCCAAGTATTC AAAGGAGGAGGATGGGTCTCCTTTCAACTCTTCTACAATGGAATGAACTAGATCCACCATCGAGATCAGAGCAACGTCGGAATGATAGAGTTTGTAACCTTTACCAGCACAATAGAAATCCTTTTGTCGATCATCCAGAATATGCTAACCTTatatggaggaacacacctagcaAAATTCCAAGTGTGTTGAAAAAACAGTGA
- the LOC123442940 gene encoding extracellular ribonuclease-like isoform X2, protein MSAFTAVIFSPAPGTLSGRTIRSPAVSRPTIARCGKKIVPEPPQFILSSRRPARSSRPPWVPPCLRALAAAAAALALVLCPPYIIPAHASSIGERLKPSTPPYPCEDVRSYYHGLEGFSGDVLMAKLGAVVSPHASLRYKDVWEALKTLDAADADHPEASSEVIEIYSQRAVPKLLAGKPDGWNREHLWPRSYGLTRRPSLTDLHNIRPADANVNSSRGNKYFGGCAATSKKCARPANREAAPDTETDSERWAPPFQVRGDVARSLMYMAVTYGFGQKDAAPPLELSDSPSIRGGWVSFQLFYNGMN, encoded by the exons ATGTCGGCCTTCACCGCCGTCATCTTCTCCCCCGCTCCGGGCACGCTCTCCGGTAGAACAATCCGCTCTCCTGCTGTCTCCCGCCCGACCATCGCTCGATGTGGCAAGAAAATCGTCCCCGAACCACCCCAGTTTATCTTGTCCTCACGGCGACCCGCGCGCTCCAGCCGCCCGCCATGGGTGCCACCGTGCCTCCGCGCGCTCGCCGCGGCCGCCGCCGCTCTCGCGCTCGTGCTCTGTCCTCCGTACATCATCCCTGCCCATGCCTCCTCCATCGGCGAGCGTCTGAAGCCGAGTACCCCGCCGTATCCCTGCGAAGACGTCCGGAGCTATTACCATGGCTTGGAGGGCTTTTCCGGTGATGTGCTGATGGCGAAGCTCGGCGCCGTCGTCTCGCCTCACGCCTCACTGCGCTACAAAGAT GTGTGGGAGGCGCTCAAAACTCTCGATGCAGCTGATGCAGACCACCCAGAAGCGTCCTCTGAAGT GATCGAGATATACTCGCAGAGAGCTGTGCCGAAGCTCTTGGCAGGCAAGCCGGATGGATGGAACA GAGAACACCTCTGGCCGCGATCATATGGGCTAACCCGCCGTCCTTCTCTAACCGATCTGCACAACATTCGTCCTGCGGATGCCAATG TGAATTCGTCCAGGGGAAACAAGTATTTTGGAGGATGTGCAGCGACGTCGAAAAAATGTGCACGGCCTGCGAATCGTGAAGCTGCACCTGACACTGAAACAGACAGTGAAAGATGGGCACCTCCTTTTCAG GTGCGTGGGGATGTAGCTAGGTCCCTGATGTACATGGCTGTGACCTACGGATTTGGACAAAAAGATGCAGCTCCACCTTTGGAACTTTCTGATTCGCCAAGTATTC GAGGAGGATGGGTCTCCTTTCAACTCTTCTACAATGGAATGAACTAG